A single window of Marinobacter sp. LA51 DNA harbors:
- a CDS encoding O-succinylhomoserine sulfhydrylase — translation MTLRREENVWIPESDLEGMSVDTLAVRAGQIRTGELEHSDPIFPTSSFVYGSAAQAAARFGGEEPGNIYSRFTNPTVQAFEGRIAAMEGGERAVATASGMAAILSTCMALLKAGDHVVCSRGVFGTTNVLFQKYMAKFGVETSFVSLTNMDEWTQAVRPETRMLFIETPSNPLCEVADMKALATLAHDNDALFVVDNCFCTPVLQRPLEHGADIIIHSATKYLDGQGRCVGGVVVGPNALMDEVYGFLRSAGPTMSPFNAWVFLKGLETLPIRMRAHCDNALQLALWLEEQPSVEEVFYAGLESHPQHELAKQQQSGFGGVLSFRLKGDRTEAWQFIDATRMISITANLGDVKSTITHPATTTHGRLSPEDKHAAGITENLVRISVGIEAVEDLKTDLARGFQALQNPSNGNV, via the coding sequence ATGACGTTACGTCGTGAAGAGAATGTCTGGATTCCGGAATCGGATCTTGAAGGTATGTCCGTGGACACCCTGGCGGTGAGGGCAGGGCAGATTCGTACCGGTGAGCTGGAGCACAGTGATCCGATTTTCCCGACTTCGAGTTTTGTTTATGGCAGTGCCGCCCAGGCCGCTGCCCGCTTTGGTGGCGAAGAGCCCGGTAATATCTATTCCCGTTTTACTAACCCGACAGTCCAGGCTTTCGAAGGCCGGATTGCCGCGATGGAAGGCGGTGAACGTGCGGTAGCGACGGCGTCCGGTATGGCCGCTATTCTGAGCACCTGCATGGCATTGTTGAAGGCTGGCGATCATGTCGTCTGCTCCCGAGGCGTATTCGGCACTACTAACGTGTTGTTCCAGAAATACATGGCAAAGTTTGGCGTCGAGACGTCGTTCGTCAGCCTCACCAACATGGATGAATGGACACAGGCGGTGCGGCCCGAGACTCGGATGCTGTTCATCGAGACACCGTCTAATCCGCTGTGTGAAGTAGCGGATATGAAAGCACTGGCGACTCTGGCTCACGACAATGATGCCCTGTTCGTGGTCGACAATTGCTTCTGTACGCCTGTCCTGCAGCGACCACTGGAGCATGGTGCCGATATCATCATTCACTCGGCGACCAAGTACCTGGACGGCCAAGGCCGCTGTGTTGGTGGCGTTGTGGTCGGGCCAAACGCCTTGATGGACGAAGTGTACGGCTTCCTCCGTTCCGCAGGGCCAACCATGAGCCCCTTTAACGCCTGGGTGTTCCTGAAAGGCCTGGAAACCTTACCAATTCGTATGCGTGCTCACTGCGACAATGCGCTACAGTTGGCGCTGTGGCTGGAAGAACAGCCTTCCGTGGAGGAAGTGTTTTATGCGGGTCTTGAGAGTCACCCGCAACACGAGTTGGCGAAACAGCAGCAATCCGGGTTCGGGGGTGTTCTCTCGTTCCGGCTGAAGGGCGATCGGACAGAAGCCTGGCAGTTTATCGATGCCACGCGCATGATTTCGATCACTGCCAACCTGGGTGACGTCAAATCCACGATCACTCATCCGGCCACCACAACTCACGGTCGCCTGTCGCCTGAAGACAAGCATGCCGCGGGGATCACCGAGAATCTGGTAAGGATCTCCGTAGGGATAGAAGCAGTCGAAGACCTGAAAACCGATCTTGCTCGCGGCTTTCAGGCACTTCAGAACCCAAGCAATGGAAACGTTTGA
- the purF gene encoding amidophosphoribosyltransferase, with amino-acid sequence MCGIVGIVSTSNVNQSLYDALTVLQHRGQDAAGIVTFQDERFYLRKDNGLVRDVFHTRHMRRLVGNVGIGHVRYPTAGSSSSAEAQPFYVNSPYGITLAHNGNLTNADDLSEDLFRTDLRHINTNSDSEVLLNVFAHELQKLGKLNPTKDDIFAAVRAVHKRCRGAYGVIAMITGYGIVGFRDPNGIRPACYGVREDDNGNKEYMIASESVAMNAAGFTLVRDIAPGEAVYIETDGTLYTQQCAEDPHLFPCIFEHVYFARPDSIIDKVSVYKARLRMGETLADKVLRERPDHDIDVVMPIPDTSRTSAMQLAHRLGVKFREGFIKNRYIGRTFIMPGQKMRKKSVRQKLNPIDLEFRGKNVMLVDDSIVRGTTCKEIVQMARDAGARNVYFASAAPPVRYPNVYGIDMPSASELIAHDRTVEEIRDLIGADWLLYQDLDDLITCVNDVNEDIEGWECSVFTGQYVTGDVDKAYLDRLEDARNDDSRSKQQGGDSGDNGIIDLHNDED; translated from the coding sequence ATGTGTGGCATTGTCGGCATCGTCAGCACTTCCAACGTCAATCAGTCGCTCTATGATGCACTGACTGTACTTCAGCACCGGGGCCAGGACGCAGCGGGCATTGTTACCTTTCAGGATGAGCGCTTTTACCTCCGCAAGGACAACGGATTGGTTCGGGATGTCTTCCATACCCGCCACATGCGTCGTCTGGTCGGCAATGTCGGCATCGGCCACGTTCGCTACCCCACGGCCGGCAGTTCCAGTTCAGCCGAGGCGCAGCCGTTTTATGTCAACAGCCCTTACGGCATCACGCTGGCCCACAACGGCAACCTCACCAACGCCGACGATCTGAGCGAGGATTTGTTTCGGACCGATCTTCGGCACATCAATACCAATTCTGATTCCGAAGTTCTGCTGAACGTTTTTGCTCATGAGTTGCAGAAGCTAGGCAAGCTGAATCCGACCAAAGACGACATCTTTGCCGCTGTGCGAGCCGTGCATAAAAGATGTCGTGGTGCCTATGGCGTCATTGCGATGATCACCGGCTATGGCATTGTCGGTTTCCGGGACCCGAATGGAATTCGCCCGGCCTGCTACGGCGTTCGCGAGGACGACAACGGGAACAAGGAATACATGATCGCATCGGAAAGCGTGGCCATGAATGCAGCGGGCTTTACCCTGGTAAGGGATATCGCACCGGGTGAAGCCGTGTATATTGAAACTGATGGCACCCTTTACACCCAGCAGTGTGCAGAGGACCCGCATCTGTTCCCGTGCATCTTTGAACACGTGTATTTCGCTCGACCGGACTCCATTATCGATAAGGTATCGGTTTACAAGGCGCGTCTTCGAATGGGCGAAACCCTTGCAGACAAAGTGCTGCGTGAGCGGCCCGATCACGATATTGACGTGGTGATGCCTATACCCGATACCAGCCGTACCTCTGCGATGCAGTTGGCGCACCGGTTGGGAGTGAAGTTCCGAGAAGGCTTTATCAAGAACCGCTACATTGGCCGTACCTTTATCATGCCCGGTCAGAAGATGCGGAAAAAATCGGTACGCCAGAAGCTGAACCCGATTGATCTTGAGTTCCGGGGCAAGAACGTCATGCTGGTTGACGACTCCATTGTTCGCGGCACAACCTGCAAGGAAATTGTTCAGATGGCCCGGGATGCTGGCGCGCGCAACGTGTATTTTGCCTCGGCCGCGCCCCCTGTGCGTTACCCAAATGTCTACGGGATTGACATGCCGTCGGCCAGCGAGCTGATCGCCCATGACCGCACAGTTGAAGAGATTCGGGACCTGATTGGCGCAGACTGGCTGCTATACCAGGATCTGGACGACCTCATCACCTGCGTCAATGACGTCAACGAGGACATTGAGGGCTGGGAGTGTTCTGTCTTCACTGGGCAGTACGTGACCGGCGATGTCGACAAAGCCTACCTGGACCGCCTGGAAGATGCGCGCAACGATGACAGCCGCTCCAAGCAACAGGGCGGAGATTCTGGTGATAATGGCATCATCGACCTGCACAATGACGAAGATTAA
- a CDS encoding CvpA family protein, whose product MEALIWIDWVIIALITVSTLISLKRGFVREALSLVTWVGAFILARTFHPQMQTLLESTVETPLVRLIAAFAILFFGTLIVGAIINNMIGHLVRATGLSPTDRVLGMGFGLLRGLVVVIVAIAFTRYTPLAQDTWWRESIMINKLAVVEDWSRRTLGDEFARFLGPASDSYRESDSSQLQQGVAPASTSS is encoded by the coding sequence ATGGAAGCGCTGATCTGGATTGACTGGGTCATCATTGCCCTGATTACAGTGTCTACGCTCATCAGTCTGAAGCGGGGTTTCGTGAGAGAGGCCTTGTCTCTGGTGACGTGGGTAGGCGCGTTTATACTCGCCAGAACCTTCCACCCGCAAATGCAAACCCTTCTGGAGAGCACGGTTGAAACGCCGTTGGTGCGCTTGATTGCCGCCTTTGCGATTCTCTTTTTCGGCACGCTCATTGTGGGCGCCATCATCAATAACATGATTGGCCATCTTGTTCGGGCTACCGGACTGTCCCCGACGGATCGCGTCCTGGGAATGGGTTTCGGACTCTTGCGCGGGCTCGTGGTTGTCATCGTCGCCATTGCCTTTACCCGCTACACACCGCTGGCACAGGATACCTGGTGGCGTGAGTCGATCATGATCAACAAGCTTGCGGTGGTCGAGGACTGGTCACGGCGCACACTGGGCGATGAATTCGCCCGTTTCCTCGGGCCGGCTTCGGACAGCTACCGGGAATCAGACAGCAGTCAACTTCAGCAAGGCGTGGCACCTGCATCCACCTCTAGCTAA
- a CDS encoding SPOR domain-containing protein, translating to MDGLKQRIIGALVLVSLAVIFVPMLFDEPHSERTSTTIKIPEEPPFPEVTAPESDREEPPAYSEPRPDNAEQPSVVSDDSGEAPDYRLVEEEAEPFSGAPESEVAQESEAAMSNAPAPRDEPAEQVATEPEPAAEHSTGSQSKESESAEFTRSLDGAYVVQLGSFGNADNARRLRDQVRDKGYGSHLQKVERGDTTLTRVFSGPFSSKSDAEAAKRDLDESFSLNSLVTTGDK from the coding sequence GTGGATGGACTGAAACAAAGGATAATCGGGGCGCTGGTACTTGTATCCCTGGCGGTTATCTTTGTTCCGATGCTGTTTGATGAGCCGCATTCCGAGCGAACTTCGACAACCATTAAGATTCCGGAGGAGCCTCCGTTTCCTGAAGTGACGGCTCCTGAATCTGACCGCGAAGAGCCACCGGCGTATTCTGAGCCCCGTCCTGACAACGCCGAACAGCCATCGGTGGTATCGGATGACTCAGGAGAGGCACCAGACTACCGACTGGTGGAAGAGGAGGCTGAACCTTTCTCAGGCGCGCCGGAGTCAGAAGTTGCTCAGGAATCCGAGGCTGCGATGAGTAATGCCCCGGCCCCGCGCGATGAACCCGCAGAGCAGGTCGCTACCGAGCCCGAACCCGCGGCGGAGCACAGCACTGGCAGCCAAAGCAAAGAATCAGAGTCCGCGGAATTTACCCGGTCACTGGACGGTGCTTATGTGGTGCAGTTAGGTAGTTTTGGCAATGCCGATAATGCTCGCCGCTTGCGGGACCAGGTGCGTGACAAAGGCTATGGTTCTCATCTTCAGAAAGTTGAGCGGGGCGACACTACGCTGACCCGTGTGTTCAGCGGTCCGTTTAGCAGTAAATCCGATGCCGAAGCTGCAAAGCGCGACCTGGACGAATCCTTCAGTCTCAACAGCCTGGTGACCACCGGAGATAAATGA
- a CDS encoding glutamate ligase domain-containing protein, whose protein sequence is MPPPSNNNVQSPVAPGAGATVDQWLSYLEALHPTEIDLGLDRVLVVLRRLFPRKPSGRIITVAGTNGKGSAVASLEALLQAAGRTTGAYTSPHLEVYNERIRLNGRNIDDASLVSVFERVEAARRGVSLTYFEFGTLAAFVALAEAGVDDWLLEVGLGGRLDAVNVMDPDLAIITSVDIDHVAFLGDNREVIGFEKAGVLRPRIPAVCADDEPPRSVLQQAAAQKVDLALAGRDYQVQPVESDQDDRPARLVLTHRGRDVTLPSGPLPVSSVAAAVVAMHTLEPGLDTVLMERALQQLRVPGRFERMSVQPDVFVDVGHNPHAARWLAGRVGAEKSPGRRVFAVYAALGDKDVNGVLEAMKPIVDHWWLAGLSVPRGLSAQVLSERAQSAALTHCECSETVSQAISAARAIARPQDLIIVFGSFFTVAEARRRLARISARERLDSFLDKEGREELSPALVSTDRLNFESAARYQDELDAAHQTSGEYDALLVMTGTTLGVPLVACAFEASFLSGTMGEVVGDKFVQAATAAIERRIPLVCFSSSGGARIQEGLSALLQMAKAAAVLERMRQEGLPYISVMTEQVSGEVSASLAMLGDLNIAEPDARAGYARSELIEQVELETLPEGFQGSQFLLEKGAVDMVLDRHQMRERIAHILAKFAGQGVPDAS, encoded by the coding sequence ATGCCCCCGCCGAGCAATAATAACGTCCAGTCCCCGGTTGCTCCGGGGGCTGGCGCCACTGTCGATCAGTGGCTGTCCTATCTCGAAGCACTCCATCCCACCGAAATTGATCTTGGCCTGGATCGAGTGCTTGTCGTTTTGCGACGACTGTTTCCCCGTAAACCCTCTGGCCGAATCATTACCGTCGCCGGTACCAATGGCAAAGGCAGCGCAGTCGCCTCTCTGGAGGCGTTGCTGCAGGCCGCGGGCCGAACGACCGGGGCCTATACTTCGCCACACCTTGAAGTCTACAACGAGCGAATTCGCCTGAACGGTCGAAATATCGACGATGCTTCGCTGGTCTCCGTCTTTGAGCGTGTGGAAGCGGCCCGCCGGGGCGTCTCCCTGACTTACTTTGAGTTTGGAACCCTGGCGGCTTTTGTGGCGCTCGCGGAGGCGGGGGTAGACGACTGGCTACTCGAGGTAGGCTTAGGCGGTCGATTGGATGCCGTCAATGTCATGGATCCGGACCTGGCCATTATTACCTCCGTGGACATTGACCATGTGGCGTTTCTCGGTGACAACCGCGAAGTCATCGGGTTTGAAAAGGCTGGCGTTCTGCGCCCCCGGATACCCGCCGTATGCGCCGACGATGAGCCGCCACGCTCGGTGCTTCAACAGGCGGCCGCGCAGAAGGTGGATCTGGCGCTTGCAGGGCGGGACTATCAGGTGCAACCGGTAGAGTCCGATCAGGATGACAGGCCAGCTCGACTGGTGCTGACTCATCGGGGACGGGACGTTACGCTGCCTTCCGGGCCTTTACCGGTCTCCAGCGTTGCCGCGGCGGTTGTAGCGATGCACACCCTTGAGCCCGGTCTGGATACCGTTCTCATGGAACGTGCGCTCCAGCAACTCCGGGTGCCGGGTCGTTTTGAGCGGATGTCAGTGCAGCCCGATGTCTTTGTTGATGTTGGGCACAATCCCCATGCTGCCCGCTGGTTGGCGGGTCGCGTGGGAGCTGAGAAGAGTCCCGGCCGCCGCGTTTTTGCGGTCTACGCGGCTCTCGGCGACAAAGACGTTAATGGTGTGCTGGAAGCCATGAAGCCCATCGTGGATCATTGGTGGCTGGCTGGACTCTCCGTGCCCCGAGGATTGTCGGCCCAGGTTCTTAGCGAGAGGGCTCAGAGCGCGGCGCTTACTCATTGTGAGTGTTCTGAAACCGTCTCGCAGGCGATTTCAGCGGCCCGGGCCATTGCACGCCCACAGGACCTGATCATCGTGTTCGGGTCCTTTTTTACGGTGGCGGAGGCCCGTCGGCGGCTGGCAAGGATTAGCGCGCGAGAACGGCTGGATTCCTTTCTTGATAAGGAGGGACGTGAGGAGCTTTCGCCCGCTCTGGTGTCGACCGATCGGCTGAACTTCGAGAGTGCCGCCCGATACCAGGATGAGCTCGATGCGGCGCACCAGACGTCCGGGGAATACGATGCCTTATTGGTAATGACGGGAACCACATTGGGCGTGCCCCTTGTTGCCTGCGCGTTCGAGGCCAGTTTCCTGTCTGGCACTATGGGTGAGGTGGTTGGCGACAAATTCGTACAAGCGGCAACCGCAGCCATCGAGCGGAGAATCCCCCTGGTCTGTTTTTCTTCCAGTGGTGGCGCCCGGATTCAGGAGGGGCTTAGCGCGTTATTGCAAATGGCGAAAGCGGCGGCGGTTCTTGAGCGGATGAGGCAAGAAGGTCTTCCGTACATCTCGGTAATGACCGAGCAGGTTTCAGGCGAAGTATCGGCCAGTCTGGCGATGCTGGGTGACCTGAATATTGCCGAGCCAGATGCTCGGGCTGGCTACGCCCGGTCCGAACTAATTGAACAGGTTGAGTTGGAGACATTGCCGGAAGGATTTCAGGGCAGTCAGTTCCTGCTCGAGAAAGGTGCGGTGGATATGGTTCTTGATCGGCACCAAATGCGCGAGCGTATCGCCCATATTCTGGCCAAATTCGCAGGGCAGGGTGTGCCGGATGCGTCTTAA
- the accD gene encoding acetyl-CoA carboxylase, carboxyltransferase subunit beta has protein sequence MSNWLDKIMPSKIRSESKQRTGVPEGLWKKCPKCGAFLYKPELEKNLDVCPKCNHHLRVHARRRLDVFLDPEDRHEIAADLEPWDRLKFKDSKRYKDRLSHAQKTTGEKDALVAMKGTTLGVPLVACAFEFNFLGGSMGQVVGEKFVQAANVALAERIPLVCFSASGGARMQEAILSLMQMSKTAAVLERMKQEGIPYISVMTDPVFGGVSASLAMLGDLNIAEPNALIGFAGPRVIEQTVREKLPEGFQRSEFLLEHGAIDMILHRHQMRERIAHVLAKFTGHERPGTEAPIEFEVTEKPEADAPAEQ, from the coding sequence ATGAGTAACTGGCTGGACAAGATTATGCCGAGCAAGATTCGCTCGGAATCCAAGCAACGAACCGGTGTGCCGGAAGGCCTATGGAAGAAGTGCCCCAAGTGCGGTGCATTTTTGTACAAGCCAGAGCTTGAGAAGAATCTCGACGTCTGCCCCAAGTGTAATCATCATCTTCGGGTCCACGCCCGCCGTCGACTTGATGTTTTCCTGGATCCTGAAGATCGGCATGAAATTGCAGCCGATCTGGAGCCATGGGATCGCCTGAAGTTCAAAGACAGCAAACGCTACAAAGACCGGCTGTCACACGCCCAGAAAACAACTGGCGAGAAGGATGCCCTGGTCGCCATGAAGGGCACCACGCTCGGGGTCCCCTTGGTAGCCTGCGCTTTCGAGTTCAACTTCCTGGGTGGCTCAATGGGGCAGGTTGTGGGCGAGAAATTCGTTCAGGCTGCCAATGTCGCACTGGCCGAACGGATTCCTTTGGTCTGCTTCTCCGCCAGTGGCGGCGCCCGGATGCAGGAAGCGATACTGTCTTTAATGCAGATGTCCAAAACGGCCGCGGTGCTTGAGCGCATGAAGCAGGAGGGCATTCCTTACATCTCTGTGATGACTGACCCTGTTTTTGGCGGCGTTTCCGCGAGTTTGGCGATGCTGGGGGATCTCAATATTGCAGAGCCGAATGCCCTGATTGGTTTCGCGGGTCCGCGAGTGATTGAGCAGACCGTGCGTGAGAAATTGCCGGAAGGCTTCCAACGCAGCGAGTTCCTGCTTGAGCACGGTGCCATCGACATGATCTTGCACCGCCATCAAATGCGCGAACGCATTGCCCATGTGCTGGCCAAGTTCACCGGTCATGAGCGCCCTGGAACTGAGGCGCCCATCGAGTTCGAAGTAACGGAAAAACCGGAAGCTGATGCCCCCGCCGAGCAATAA
- the trpA gene encoding tryptophan synthase subunit alpha, with protein sequence MSRIERTLEALKGQGRKALIPYITAGDPHPDATVGLMHTLVAAGADIIELGVPFSDPMADGPVIQLACERALKHGTSLRQVIAMVKEFRTRDSETPIVLMGYLNPMEAMGYEAFADAAVDAGVDGVLTVDLPPEEADDVAPLFTERNLDAIFLLSPTTTDDRIRAISEHSSGYVYYVSFNGVTGAAKINVDEVASRVDHIHKLTALPVAVGFGIRDAHTAAAVGRVSDGVIVGSVLVDTIARNQADTDQLKRALTDLLHPMREALDGLSS encoded by the coding sequence ATGAGCCGAATTGAAAGGACCCTCGAGGCCCTGAAAGGACAAGGTCGCAAGGCACTTATTCCCTACATCACCGCCGGTGACCCGCATCCCGATGCAACGGTAGGGCTGATGCACACCCTGGTGGCTGCAGGTGCCGACATCATCGAGTTGGGCGTGCCGTTTTCCGATCCCATGGCCGACGGTCCGGTTATCCAGCTGGCCTGTGAGCGTGCCCTGAAACATGGGACGTCGCTGCGCCAGGTCATTGCCATGGTCAAGGAATTCCGTACCAGAGACAGCGAAACGCCGATCGTTCTGATGGGCTATCTCAACCCGATGGAAGCGATGGGTTATGAAGCCTTTGCCGACGCTGCGGTTGATGCTGGTGTCGACGGAGTCCTGACGGTGGATCTACCGCCCGAGGAAGCGGACGACGTGGCACCGCTGTTTACTGAGCGCAACCTGGATGCCATTTTCCTGCTGTCGCCAACCACCACCGACGACCGTATTCGTGCGATCAGCGAGCACTCATCCGGCTATGTGTACTATGTTTCATTCAATGGTGTAACTGGGGCCGCGAAAATCAACGTCGACGAAGTCGCTAGTCGCGTGGATCATATCCATAAACTTACGGCGCTTCCGGTAGCGGTAGGTTTTGGTATTCGGGATGCTCACACAGCTGCTGCGGTGGGGCGGGTATCCGATGGTGTAATTGTTGGTAGCGTCCTGGTAGATACAATAGCTAGAAACCAGGCAGATACCGACCAGCTTAAGCGAGCGCTGACGGATCTGCTCCACCCGATGCGTGAGGCTTTGGATGGCCTGAGCTCCTGA
- the trpB gene encoding tryptophan synthase subunit beta has translation MTEEMLSALPDARGHFGAFGGRFVSETLMDSLMTLEKEYKMLKNDPEFQARFDKELADYVGRPTPLYFAERLTRETGGAQIWLKREDLCHTGAHKVNNTIGQALLASFLGKKRIIAETGAGQHGVATATVCARLGLECHVFMGAEDVQRQSLNVFRMKLLGAEVHAVESGTRTLKDAMNEAMRDWVSYVDETFYIIGTVAGPHPYPMLVRDFQSVIGRETRRQALEKTGKLPDALVACVGGGSNAIGMFYPFLSDESVQLYGVEAGGLGIETGKHAAPLCAGRPGVLHGNRTYLMEDENGQIAGTHSVSAGLDYPGVGPEHSWLKDIGRANYVSVTDDEAMEGFRKLTRVEGIMPALETAHAVAYAIKLAATMDKDQTVVINVSGRGDKDINTVAKLEGIEI, from the coding sequence TTGACTGAAGAAATGCTGAGCGCGCTGCCGGATGCACGGGGTCACTTTGGGGCCTTTGGCGGACGGTTTGTATCCGAGACGTTGATGGATTCCCTGATGACGCTCGAGAAAGAATACAAGATGCTGAAGAACGACCCCGAGTTCCAGGCCCGCTTTGACAAAGAGCTGGCGGATTATGTCGGTCGGCCCACGCCACTGTATTTCGCAGAACGACTGACCCGGGAAACCGGTGGTGCGCAGATCTGGTTGAAGCGTGAAGATCTTTGCCACACAGGCGCCCACAAGGTGAACAACACCATCGGCCAGGCGTTGCTGGCAAGCTTTCTCGGTAAAAAGCGGATCATCGCCGAAACCGGCGCCGGCCAGCACGGCGTTGCGACCGCAACCGTGTGTGCCCGTCTTGGCCTGGAGTGTCACGTTTTCATGGGGGCCGAGGATGTGCAGCGCCAGTCGCTGAACGTGTTCCGCATGAAGCTGCTGGGCGCCGAAGTGCACGCGGTTGAAAGTGGCACTCGCACGTTGAAAGATGCGATGAACGAGGCCATGCGCGACTGGGTATCCTACGTAGACGAAACCTTCTACATCATTGGCACGGTCGCCGGTCCGCACCCGTATCCGATGCTGGTTCGTGATTTCCAGTCGGTCATTGGCCGTGAAACTCGCCGCCAGGCGCTGGAGAAAACCGGTAAACTTCCGGACGCCCTGGTGGCGTGTGTAGGTGGTGGTTCGAACGCTATCGGTATGTTCTACCCATTCCTGTCTGACGAATCTGTTCAGTTGTACGGTGTTGAGGCCGGTGGTCTGGGCATTGAAACCGGCAAGCACGCTGCTCCCCTGTGCGCGGGCCGCCCCGGTGTCCTTCATGGCAACCGCACTTACTTGATGGAAGATGAGAATGGCCAGATCGCTGGCACCCATTCCGTTAGTGCCGGTCTTGACTACCCGGGTGTGGGACCTGAGCACAGCTGGTTGAAAGACATCGGTCGTGCCAATTATGTGTCCGTCACCGACGATGAGGCTATGGAAGGGTTCCGTAAACTGACCCGTGTAGAAGGGATCATGCCGGCACTGGAAACAGCCCATGCGGTGGCCTATGCCATCAAACTTGCGGCTACTATGGACAAAGATCAAACCGTCGTGATCAACGTGTCCGGTCGGGGCGATAAAGACATCAACACGGTTGCCAAGCTTGAAGGCATCGAGATCTGA
- a CDS encoding phosphoribosylanthranilate isomerase — protein MSTRIKICGLTRTEDVESAVASGADALGFVFYESSPRAVSIADAQRLIRSVPAFVSIVGLFVNPTEQEVREALSHLPLDLLQFHGDESPEFCSQFQRRWIKAIRVQNREQVIQAFARYHEAAGLLVDAWDPDHYGGTGKSFNWDLIPSERPLPLILAGGLSSDNVFRAVEQVQPWAVDVSGGVERSKGIKDFQKISDFIKEVHRV, from the coding sequence ATGAGTACGCGAATCAAGATTTGTGGCCTGACGCGCACCGAGGACGTGGAATCAGCGGTAGCCTCCGGGGCTGATGCGCTGGGCTTTGTCTTTTACGAGTCGAGCCCACGTGCGGTCAGCATCGCGGATGCCCAGAGGTTGATTCGATCGGTTCCGGCCTTCGTTTCTATTGTCGGCCTGTTCGTAAATCCGACGGAGCAGGAGGTGAGAGAGGCGCTTTCTCATCTGCCTCTGGATTTGCTCCAGTTTCACGGGGATGAAAGCCCCGAGTTTTGCAGCCAATTTCAGCGTCGCTGGATCAAGGCCATACGGGTTCAGAATCGCGAACAAGTGATTCAGGCCTTTGCCCGGTACCACGAGGCCGCAGGCCTGCTTGTGGATGCCTGGGACCCCGATCACTACGGAGGAACGGGGAAGTCATTCAACTGGGATCTGATCCCGTCAGAAAGGCCGCTTCCGCTTATATTGGCCGGTGGTTTGTCTTCTGATAACGTGTTCCGCGCTGTCGAGCAGGTGCAACCCTGGGCCGTTGATGTCAGTGGTGGTGTGGAGCGCAGTAAAGGTATCAAGGATTTCCAAAAAATTTCCGACTTTATCAAAGAGGTTCACCGTGTCTGA
- the truA gene encoding tRNA pseudouridine(38-40) synthase TruA: MFFEPQQLTTDIEIGNGRVAIAFEYDGRDFHGWQQQKSGVRSVEANLAAAVAKVANHPVDLVCAGRTDAGVHASYQIAHFETPSIRSLRSWVMGINTALPSDIAVHWAGNGTEDFHARFSAVYRRYRYVIYNHPVRPGIQRGQVSWTFRPLDADRMHEAAQALLGEHDFSSFQAAGCQSRTPIRYMERIAVTRKGNFVVIDVQANAFLHHMVRNIAGALMAVGAGQKPTQWIHDILGARDRTVAGVTAPPHGLYLVDVGYPGHFGIPQAECGPGFLRPWFDRSENRPIPPTHIHPKQPVQQA; this comes from the coding sequence TTGTTCTTCGAACCTCAACAACTCACCACGGATATTGAAATTGGTAACGGCCGGGTCGCCATTGCATTTGAATATGATGGACGCGATTTTCACGGCTGGCAGCAGCAGAAATCCGGAGTACGCTCGGTGGAGGCGAACCTGGCGGCTGCGGTTGCCAAAGTTGCGAATCATCCCGTGGATCTGGTTTGTGCCGGGCGAACCGATGCCGGTGTGCATGCCAGCTACCAGATTGCCCACTTTGAAACCCCGTCGATCAGGAGTCTTCGCTCCTGGGTGATGGGCATCAACACCGCCTTGCCCAGTGACATTGCTGTCCATTGGGCCGGTAATGGCACTGAAGATTTTCACGCCCGCTTTTCTGCCGTTTATCGGCGATATCGATACGTTATCTATAATCATCCGGTTCGACCCGGCATCCAACGAGGTCAGGTCAGCTGGACCTTCCGTCCCCTCGATGCTGACCGAATGCATGAAGCCGCACAGGCTTTGTTGGGCGAGCATGATTTTTCGTCGTTCCAGGCGGCGGGGTGCCAGTCCCGCACACCAATCCGGTATATGGAGCGGATCGCGGTAACCCGTAAAGGCAACTTTGTCGTAATAGACGTTCAGGCAAACGCGTTTCTGCACCATATGGTACGGAACATAGCGGGCGCTTTGATGGCGGTTGGTGCAGGGCAGAAGCCGACTCAATGGATTCATGACATACTAGGGGCAAGAGACAGAACTGTGGCGGGGGTCACGGCGCCGCCGCATGGCCTGTACCTTGTCGACGTTGGTTACCCCGGTCATTTTGGTATCCCTCAGGCTGAGTGCGGGCCAGGATTTTTACGACCCTGGTTTGATCGATCAGAGAACCGACCAATACCGCCAACCCACATTCACCCGAAGCAACCGGTACAACAGGCATGA